The following coding sequences are from one Burkholderia stabilis window:
- a CDS encoding CoA-acylating methylmalonate-semialdehyde dehydrogenase, which produces MNANPTPRTGQDVPTVKLLIDGAFVESATSEWRDIVNPATQQVLARVPFATVAEVDAAVQAAHTAFATWKNTPIAARMRIMLKFQDLVRTNQQRIAKTLTAEQGKTIPDAEGDIFRGLEVVEHACSIGSLQLGEFAENVAGGVDTYTLRQPLGVCAGITPFNFPAMIPLWMFPMAIVCGNTFVLKPSEQDPLSTMELVELAIEAGVPKGVLNVVHGGKEVVDAICTDPLVKAISFVGSTAVGTHVYKLGSEHGKRVQSMMGAKNHAVVLPDANREQTINALVGAGFGAAGQRCMATSVAVLVGEARDWLPDLVAKAKLLKVNAGAEAGTDVGPVVSRGAKARILSLIEAGVKEGAKLELDGRDVKVPGYESGNFIGPTIFSGVNTGMSIYTHEIFGPVLVVLEADTLDDAIALVNANPFGNGVGLFTQSGAAARKFQSEIDIGQVGINIPIPVPVPFFSFTGSRGSKLGDLGPYGKQVVQFYTQTKTVTARWFDDDTTAAPVNMTIRLH; this is translated from the coding sequence CGCCTTCGTCGAGTCCGCCACGAGCGAGTGGCGCGACATCGTCAACCCGGCGACGCAGCAGGTGCTCGCGCGCGTGCCGTTCGCGACCGTCGCGGAAGTCGACGCGGCCGTGCAGGCCGCGCACACCGCGTTTGCGACGTGGAAGAACACGCCGATCGCCGCGCGCATGCGGATCATGCTGAAGTTCCAGGATCTCGTGCGCACGAACCAGCAGCGCATCGCGAAGACGCTGACGGCCGAGCAGGGCAAGACGATTCCCGACGCCGAAGGCGACATCTTCCGCGGCCTCGAAGTGGTCGAGCACGCGTGCTCGATCGGTTCGCTGCAGCTCGGCGAATTCGCGGAGAACGTCGCGGGCGGCGTCGACACCTACACGCTGCGCCAGCCGCTCGGCGTGTGCGCGGGCATCACGCCGTTCAATTTCCCCGCGATGATCCCGCTGTGGATGTTCCCGATGGCGATCGTGTGCGGCAACACGTTCGTGCTGAAGCCGTCCGAGCAGGACCCGCTGTCGACGATGGAGCTCGTCGAACTCGCGATCGAGGCCGGCGTGCCGAAGGGCGTGCTGAACGTCGTGCACGGCGGCAAGGAAGTGGTCGACGCGATCTGCACGGATCCGCTCGTGAAGGCGATCTCGTTCGTCGGCTCGACGGCGGTCGGCACGCACGTGTACAAGCTCGGCAGCGAGCACGGCAAGCGCGTGCAGTCGATGATGGGCGCGAAGAATCACGCGGTCGTGCTGCCCGATGCGAACCGCGAGCAGACGATCAATGCGCTGGTCGGCGCGGGCTTCGGCGCGGCCGGGCAGCGCTGCATGGCGACGTCGGTCGCGGTGCTGGTCGGCGAGGCGCGCGACTGGCTGCCTGACCTCGTCGCGAAGGCGAAGCTGCTGAAAGTCAACGCGGGCGCGGAAGCCGGCACCGACGTCGGCCCGGTCGTGTCGCGCGGCGCGAAGGCGCGCATCCTGTCGCTGATCGAAGCCGGCGTGAAGGAAGGCGCGAAGCTCGAGCTCGACGGCCGCGACGTGAAGGTGCCCGGCTACGAAAGCGGCAACTTCATCGGCCCGACGATCTTCTCGGGCGTGAATACCGGCATGTCGATCTACACGCACGAAATCTTCGGGCCGGTGCTCGTCGTGCTCGAAGCCGACACGCTCGACGACGCGATCGCGCTCGTCAACGCGAACCCGTTCGGCAACGGCGTGGGCCTGTTCACGCAGAGTGGCGCGGCCGCGCGCAAGTTCCAGAGCGAAATCGACATCGGCCAGGTCGGCATCAACATCCCGATTCCGGTGCCCGTGCCGTTCTTCAGCTTCACCGGTTCGCGCGGCTCGAAGCTCGGCGATCTCGGCCCGTACGGCAAGCAGGTCGTGCAGTTCTACACGCAGACGAAAACCGTCACCGCGCGCTGGTTCGACGACGACACGACGGCCGCTCCGGTGAACATGACGATCCGGCTGCATTGA